One segment of Triticum aestivum cultivar Chinese Spring chromosome 2A, IWGSC CS RefSeq v2.1, whole genome shotgun sequence DNA contains the following:
- the LOC123187025 gene encoding disease resistance protein RGA2: MVLVTEVAVAVSVMGWFLSPHITELMKVARDCATTNYMVYWGGKKKLEKLVQDLGDIKRLLDPASTTFVNNQAKLDRLWRLKDDIHDIEEILDWFQVEIRNDEATGSNNLIKKKKIHDNKVKLMRKLMKVLESVGETRNRVWELQHGAPSSILARTETGQNSVRDQKSFFGYQEEYAQLVNMLWQQPDGNKVDGKVQQVIAILGHGGMGKTELARRAFQDAKGKFEHRIWVHAYGKNTESDLLKEIWKSVAGHQPVGKMNVACLQKELEKLLGSKRCLLVLDDVWNHESADNEEERKQAVVALDLFTRFTEGGSRVVMTTRAKICWETFKADRRIILNGIKDKEMTFLLNHTANGTTENIDQRIQQRIHKQVPKLKGSPLAALEIGEDLKKKTTSQEKCDIFDDIERHLGSVYRAHLFTYHHLPPHLQRCFQFCSIFPNNSRFEREKLTKMWMALGFVEEKAHALVGNGVRNMEDVARGYFDDLVDRSLFQLEQSKGGGDKQAHYVIHEQIHWMLRLASDKNCISIPRRSTAPKSIPETVRHLSVASNCLDLLKVYPSWELNKMRTLLVLENDDGSTSSTFDKGILKLFKGVRVLDLIAETGLTHLPGTIHNLKHVRYLGLPSTMRNLCDEVTELFFLQTFSLDGKKQNTCRLQRFPKHMNSLVNMRHLDIDMECIANISGIGRMAKLQGPIEFKAVRASEKEGHAVSELEGMDSLRGTLSIKGLDAVPSKEEAMKARLEQKSAVKVLKLEWGPPDPRRVNGGPADSDAVAVLEGLQPHRDLHELRITRYPGATSPSWLGVKMERLTSLYLRNCRKLKALPVLGQLPCLELLDVKELSCVERIEGGFCGAGTFPKLKKVVLDDMPGLLSWGDMPKLALPELAEVNIVDCPRLSSLSGLEHCVCPLSLRVKGLTAIFSTGVSSYKFC, translated from the coding sequence ATGGTGCTGGTAACAGAAGTAGCCGTTGCGGTTTCAGTGATGGGGTGGTTCCTGTCGCCTCACATCACCGAGCTCATGAAGGTTGCACGGGACTGCGCAACCACCAACTACATGGTCTACTGGGGCGGCAAGAAGAAGCTAGAAAAGCTGGTGCAGGATCTGGGGGACATCAAGCGCCTCCTAGATCCAGCCAGCACGACCTTCGTCAACAACCAAGCCAAGCTCGACCGACTATGGCGGCTCAAAGATGACATTCACGACATCGAAGAGATTCTGGACTGGTTTCAAGTGGAGATCCGCAACGACGAGGCAACCGGTAGTAATAACCTAATCAAGAAGAAGAAGATCCACGACAACAAAGTAAAGTTAATGAGAAAGCTGATGAAAGTGCTCGAGAGTGTAGGCGAGACTCGGAACAGGGTGTGGGAACTCCAACACGGTGCACCTTCTTCCATCTTGGCAAGAACAGAAACGGGCCAGAACTCGGTGAGGGACCAGAAGAGCTTCTTTGGGTACCAGGAGGAGTATGCCCAGCTGGTAAACATGTTGTGGCAGCAGCCAGATGGCAACAAGGTGGACGGCAAGGTGCAGCAGGTTATCGCCATCCTCGGCCATGGCGGGATGGGGAAGACGGAGCTTGCTCGCCGGGCGTTCCAGGACGCCAAAGGCAAGTTTGAGCACCGCATATGGGTGCACGCCTATGGCAAGAACACCGAATCTGACCTCTTGAAAGAGATCTGGAAGTCTGTTGCCGGTCACCAACCGGTCGGCAAGATGAACGTCGCATGCCTCCAGAAGGAACTCGAGAAGCTGTTGGGGTCCAAGAGGTGCCTCCTGGTGCTGGACGATGTATGGAACCATGAATCGGCGGACAACGAGGAGGAGAGGAAGCAAGCAGTGGTGGCGTTGGACTTGTTTACGCGCTTCACCGAAGGTGGAAGTAGAGTCGTGATGACGACCCGAGCCAAGATTTGCTGGGAAACGTTCAAAGCAGATAGAAGAATCATCTTAAATGGGATCAAAGACAAGGAGATGACATTTCTGCTCAACCACACTGCCAATGGTACAACCGAGAATATTGACCAAAGGATTCAGCAACGGATACACAAGCAAGTCCCGAAGCTGAAGGGGTCCCCATTGGCAGCTCTAGAGATCGGCGAGGACTTGAAGAAAAAAACCACAAGTCAAGAGAAGTGCGACATCTTTGACGACATTGAACGTCATCTGGGAAGCGTATACCGGGCCCATCTGTTCACCTATCACCATCTGCCGCCACACCTGCAGCGTTGTTTCCAGTTCTGCAGCATATTCCCAAACAATAGCAGGTTCGAGCGTGAGAAGTTGACCAAGATGTGGATGGCCCTTGGTTTTGTTGAGGAGAAGGCCCATGCCCTGGTTGGAAATGGAGTGAGAAACATGGAAGATGTCGCCAGAGGCTACTTTGACGATCTGGTGGATCGTTCCTTGTTCCAGTTAGAACAGAGCAAGGGTGGAGGAGACAAACAGGCCCATTACGTGATCCATGAGCAGATCCATTGGATGCTACGGCTGGCCTCTGACAAGAACTGCATCAGCATCCCCCGCCGTAGCACAGCACCTAAAAGCATCCCTGAAACGGTTCGCCACCTGTCAGTTGCCAGCAACTGTCTTGATCTGCTCAAGGTGTATCCTAGTTGGGAGCTCAACAAGATGCGGACCCTGCTAGTCCTGGAGAATGATGATGGTTCGACGTCGTCGACTTTTGACAAAGGTATACTCAAACTGTTCAAGGGCGTGAGGGTACTGGACCTCATAGCAGAAACAGGCCTCACGCATCTGCCAGGAACAATCCATAATCTGAAGCATGTCCGGTACCTTGGCCTTCCGAGCACCATGAGGAATCTGTGTGATGAGGTCACCGAGCTATTCTTTCTCCAGACATTCAGCCTTGATGGCAAGAAGCAGAATACCTGCCGGCTGCAGAGGTTTCCAAAACATATGAACAGCCTCGTCAACATGCGACACCTCGACATCGACATGGAGTGCATCGCCAACATCAGCGGCATCGGGAGGATGGCTAAACTGCAAGGACCCATCGAGTTCAAGGCCGTCAGGGCGTCAGAGAAAGAAGGGCACGCCGTGTCGGAGCTTGAGGGGATGGACTCTCTGCGAGGGACGCTGAGCATAAAGGGCCTCGACGCCGTCCCCAGCAAGGAGGAAGCCATGAAGGCTCGACTCGAGCAGAAAAGTGCCGTCAAGGTGCTCAAGCTTGAATGGGGGCCTCCGGATCCGCGGCGAGTTAACGGTGGACCTGCTGACTCCGACGCGGTTGCCGTCCTTGAAGGTCTCCAGCCTCACCGCGACCTCCATGAGCTGCGCATCACAAGGTACCCTGGGGCGACGTCGCCGAGCTGGCTGGGCGTGAAGATGGAGAGGCTGACGAGCCTGTACCTCAGGAACTGCAGGAAGCTCAAGGCCCTGCCTGTCCTCGGTCAGCTCCCCTGCCTGGAGCTTCTGGATGTTAAGGAGCTGTCCTGCGTCGAAAGGATCGAGGGCGGTTTCTGCGGCGCCGGCACGTTCCCGAAGCTGAAGAAGGTCGTGCTCGACGACATGCCGGGACTGCTGTCGTGGGGTGATATGCCGAAACTGGCGCTCCCTGAGCTCGCGGAGGTGAACATCGTAGACTGCCCACGGCTGTCCTCCCTGTCGGGCCTAGAGCACTGCGTATGTCCCCTCAGCCTGCGCGTCAAGGGATTGACGGCCATATTCAGTACCGGTGTCTCTAGCTACAAATTCTGCTAG